The Bacillaceae bacterium S4-13-56 genome has a window encoding:
- a CDS encoding transposase family protein, translating into MTKGKRLLEQYPSSKSKNKREDSLNGITNEQKYGLGKERRTLYKYEGFYKELEFTNLKHAEGIFELVYIDHTKLDIEVDIDGRHSKQLWLTLMIDDYSRRVLAFYLTFEEPSYNSCMMVIRKCVKKYNRLPKTLVLDGGKEFNSVDFEVFLETYGIHMQQRPPAKAGSNNVVERLFGLTNKCLIHNLMGNTRNVQQVNNSVNPKNHVVWTLETLNKRLENWINYVYDNYINPSLQQSPKEAFLNSFEVSGHPNIYIPYDETFILMTLPSPKGKTRKVHPRRGIKLNYLYYWCKQFNNPMLEYTKVEVKFDPLNTGILYAYVNNQWIRCQLSVTSI; encoded by the coding sequence GTGACAAAAGGAAAAAGATTACTTGAACAATACCCTTCATCAAAATCTAAGAATAAACGAGAAGATTCATTAAATGGAATTACAAATGAGCAAAAGTATGGGCTTGGAAAGGAAAGAAGAACCTTATATAAATATGAGGGATTTTATAAAGAACTAGAATTTACTAATTTGAAACATGCTGAAGGTATTTTCGAATTAGTATACATTGACCATACTAAATTAGATATAGAAGTAGATATTGATGGTAGGCATTCTAAGCAACTTTGGTTAACACTAATGATTGATGATTATTCAAGAAGGGTTCTTGCTTTTTATCTAACCTTTGAAGAACCCTCTTACAATAGTTGTATGATGGTTATTAGGAAGTGTGTAAAAAAATATAACCGACTTCCAAAAACTTTAGTATTAGATGGTGGAAAGGAATTTAATAGTGTTGATTTTGAAGTTTTTCTTGAAACTTATGGAATTCATATGCAACAAAGACCACCTGCAAAGGCGGGGTCTAATAATGTGGTAGAAAGATTATTTGGATTAACAAATAAATGCCTTATCCATAACCTTATGGGAAACACAAGAAATGTACAGCAGGTTAATAATTCTGTGAACCCTAAAAACCATGTAGTATGGACACTTGAGACCTTAAATAAACGACTTGAAAATTGGATTAATTATGTATATGACAATTATATAAATCCATCACTTCAACAAAGTCCCAAAGAAGCATTTCTTAATTCTTTTGAGGTATCTGGACATCCGAATATCTATATTCCTTATGACGAAACATTTATTTTGATGACACTACCTTCTCCAAAAGGTAAAACTAGAAAAGTTCATCCAAGACGGGGGATTAAATTAAACTATTTATATTATTGGTGCAAACAATTTAACAATCCAATGCTTGAGTATACTAAGGTTGAGGTTAAATTTGATCCGCTCAATACTGGAATATTATATGCGTATGTTAATAATCAATGGATTCGATGCCAACTTAGTGTTACAAGTATTTAA